One region of Micromonospora ureilytica genomic DNA includes:
- a CDS encoding site-2 protease family protein: protein MAYDRPGGDRLVLGVPRAAFRPSPVFLGLVALFAVSGALTWNGYGSVRFNVFLFVVSGWLVSLCLHEYAHAVVAYRAGDRDIAHRGYLTLNPLKYTHPLLSIVLPVVVVLLGGIGLPGGAVWVDRHAIPGRLRHTLVSLAGPATNVLFTLVLVAAVRLGAQSGGPIEFWAGVALLAFLQLTASFLNLLPVPGLDGGNMIQPWLNPQWRKMYDLFAPYGFILLFALLWNPRIGGWFFDAVFAVGDLLGLPSWLYATGLELIRFWQG from the coding sequence ATGGCCTACGACCGCCCGGGCGGCGACCGGCTGGTCCTCGGCGTGCCCAGGGCGGCGTTCCGGCCCAGCCCGGTCTTCCTCGGCCTGGTCGCCCTCTTCGCGGTGAGCGGGGCACTGACCTGGAACGGGTACGGCAGCGTCCGGTTCAACGTGTTCCTCTTCGTGGTGTCCGGGTGGCTGGTGTCGCTCTGCCTGCACGAGTACGCCCACGCTGTGGTGGCCTACCGGGCCGGCGACCGGGACATCGCGCATCGCGGTTACCTGACGCTCAACCCGTTGAAGTACACCCACCCGTTGCTGTCGATCGTGCTGCCCGTGGTGGTGGTGCTGCTCGGAGGCATCGGCCTGCCGGGTGGCGCGGTCTGGGTGGACCGGCATGCCATCCCGGGCCGACTGCGGCACACCCTGGTCAGCCTCGCCGGCCCGGCGACCAACGTCCTGTTCACGCTGGTGTTGGTGGCGGCGGTGCGGCTCGGCGCCCAGTCGGGTGGGCCGATCGAGTTTTGGGCCGGGGTGGCGCTGCTCGCCTTCCTCCAGCTCACCGCCAGTTTCCTGAACCTGCTGCCGGTGCCCGGCCTGGACGGCGGCAACATGATCCAGCCGTGGCTCAACCCGCAGTGGCGCAAGATGTACGACCTGTTCGCCCCGTACGGCTTCATTTTGCTCTTCGCGCTGCTGTGGAACCCGCGCATCGGGGGCTGGTTCTTCGACGCGGTCTTCGCGGTCGGTGACCTGCTCGGTCTGCCGTCCTGGCTCTACGCCACCGGCCTGGAGCTGATCCGCTTCTGGCAGGGCTGA
- a CDS encoding serine/threonine protein kinase — translation MLTRGVLLGDRYRLGERVATGGMGAVWRGTDVLLEREVAVKVLLPSLVADPEFTARFRAEARMLAALRHPGVVPVHDVGQAALDDGSRVDYLVMEYVEGEPLSARVRTVGRLDPATTMSVLAQAADALHTAHLAGIVHRDVKPGNLLVKADGSVVLVDFGIARSRNMAGLTAANMVLGTASYMSPEQATGQPVSAATDIYALGAVAYFCLAGQPPFHGDNPLAVALRHAQEEPAALPADTPPAVAAVVARALAKRPEDRFGSAAELAAAAADARDATLASIPVSARPPWALAVPTPGTPSALPVTPAATPPVPTPAPPPTPTPLAGPTPLAGPTPLAGPTPLAGPTPLAGPTPLAGPTPLAGPTPLAGPTPTGPPAPVGAAAVPMPAASPVTGPGSTREEAFRTGSSGRRRQLLIGVGAVALVALIAVAVAALRPDGEPGGTDGPPALAGESAAAPDGGALDGGGASISGPTPSGTPGPSRSASAAPTGSAGGTDAPTATPDPRTATPGSTPTGTTSSRPTPTRTPSSRPNPYTAAQACGSGYQVIDSATLTSAGRPQGRVYLLYNAGNGNNCVVTLKDTAVGAKSAVSAYLEVQGRARSTDSGSFDYYAGPVRASAAGACVKWGGATGGVSYGSGFEHCD, via the coding sequence GTGCTGACACGGGGAGTGCTGCTCGGCGACAGGTACCGGCTGGGCGAGCGGGTGGCGACGGGTGGGATGGGCGCGGTCTGGCGCGGCACGGATGTGCTGCTGGAACGCGAGGTCGCCGTGAAGGTGCTGCTGCCGTCGCTGGTCGCCGACCCGGAGTTCACCGCCCGGTTCCGGGCCGAGGCGCGGATGCTGGCCGCGCTGCGGCACCCCGGCGTGGTCCCGGTGCACGACGTGGGGCAGGCCGCGCTCGACGACGGCAGCCGGGTCGACTACCTGGTCATGGAGTACGTCGAGGGCGAGCCGTTGTCCGCCCGGGTGCGCACGGTGGGGCGGCTGGATCCGGCCACCACCATGTCGGTGCTGGCCCAGGCCGCGGACGCGCTGCACACCGCCCACCTCGCCGGCATCGTGCACCGGGACGTGAAGCCGGGCAACCTGCTGGTCAAGGCCGACGGCAGTGTGGTGCTCGTCGACTTCGGCATCGCCCGGTCCCGCAACATGGCCGGGCTCACCGCCGCGAACATGGTGCTCGGCACCGCCTCGTACATGTCCCCCGAGCAGGCCACCGGGCAGCCGGTCTCGGCCGCCACCGACATCTACGCGCTCGGCGCTGTGGCGTACTTCTGCCTTGCCGGGCAGCCACCCTTCCACGGCGACAACCCCCTCGCGGTGGCGCTCCGGCACGCCCAGGAGGAACCGGCGGCGCTGCCGGCGGACACCCCGCCGGCGGTCGCGGCCGTGGTGGCCCGCGCGCTGGCCAAGCGTCCGGAGGACCGGTTCGGCAGCGCCGCCGAGTTGGCCGCTGCCGCCGCCGATGCCCGCGACGCGACACTGGCGAGCATCCCGGTCTCGGCCCGCCCACCGTGGGCGTTGGCCGTACCCACTCCCGGGACACCCTCGGCCCTTCCGGTCACCCCGGCCGCCACGCCGCCCGTCCCGACGCCCGCGCCGCCACCCACACCGACGCCGTTGGCCGGGCCGACGCCGTTGGCCGGACCGACGCCGTTGGCCGGGCCGACGCCGTTGGCCGGGCCGACGCCGTTGGCCGGGCCGACGCCGTTGGCCGGGCCGACGCCGTTGGCCGGGCCGACGCCGTTGGCCGGGCCGACGCCGACCGGGCCACCCGCGCCGGTCGGGGCCGCCGCTGTGCCCATGCCGGCGGCCTCGCCGGTGACCGGGCCGGGCTCGACCCGGGAGGAGGCGTTCCGGACGGGGTCGTCCGGCCGGCGCCGGCAACTGCTGATCGGGGTCGGCGCGGTCGCTCTCGTGGCGCTGATCGCCGTGGCCGTGGCGGCCCTGCGGCCCGACGGGGAGCCGGGTGGGACGGACGGTCCGCCCGCGCTGGCCGGCGAATCGGCGGCGGCCCCGGACGGCGGCGCGCTCGACGGCGGAGGTGCGAGCATCTCGGGACCCACGCCCAGCGGCACCCCGGGGCCCAGCCGCAGCGCGTCCGCCGCGCCGACCGGCTCCGCCGGAGGAACCGACGCGCCGACCGCCACCCCGGACCCGCGCACCGCGACGCCGGGCAGCACACCTACCGGTACGACCAGCAGCCGACCGACGCCCACCCGCACCCCGTCGAGCCGGCCCAACCCGTACACGGCAGCCCAGGCGTGCGGCAGCGGCTACCAGGTGATCGACTCGGCGACGCTGACCAGTGCCGGCCGCCCCCAGGGCCGGGTCTACCTGCTCTACAACGCGGGCAACGGCAACAACTGCGTGGTCACCCTCAAGGACACCGCGGTCGGCGCGAAATCGGCGGTGTCGGCGTACCTGGAGGTGCAGGGGCGGGCCCGCAGCACCGACAGCGGCTCCTTCGACTACTACGCGGGGCCGGTGCGGGCCTCCGCCGCCGGCGCGTGCGTGAAATGGGGCGGCGCCACCGGCGGGGTCAGCTACGGCAGCGGGTTCGAACACTGCGACTGA
- a CDS encoding bifunctional adenosylcobinamide kinase/adenosylcobinamide-phosphate guanylyltransferase, translating into MSVDGWNTVLVLGGIRSGKSEFAESLVTDAPVVRYVATAPEGDPEDTEWATRLAAHRARRPGSWTTEETTEDPRRLADVLESAEPNEMLLVDDLGGWVTVLLDPDHQPADDVATIAELAEAIRGCAARVVLVSPEVGLSLVPTTPLGRAFTDALGAANRAVADACDAVVLVVAGQPVWLKPAATAIEQAAPATTSTATATAAVVASPADAEPTPEVQLPDVLTHTPPATPPQEAGNPWAAPTMALPMVATGLVIQPGMELPMPNEYEGPQAVDRLATLDVPGAGLGVLDRVVGFAAATQGTSIPAAWDSVRVLLLHGDHAGGASAGTVAGESARRAAQARAGQGALARLAAESGASLQVVDTPASAPIEDQPALTPDQVESALRYGWRLAEQAADAGVQLLVLGACGAGTEAAAAAVLAATAGAEPPAVLGRVITDSGEIDDAAWMIRCAAVRDALHRTRRSSRGAKDILAELGGGDVAVATGVLLGATARRVPVLLDGPVGLAAGMVSRDLAGQARHWCLLADHGRHPAVRLAADVLGLTPLLDLRLDLGEGANALVALPLLRSVLALSAGLPAHPSLDGGDDTDPGADEPESTDPSYADPDLTEPDFVEPDSTEPDFVEPEPAGPGPASTRADEQPASGWRAG; encoded by the coding sequence ATGTCCGTAGACGGGTGGAACACGGTCCTGGTGCTCGGCGGTATCCGGTCCGGCAAGTCCGAGTTCGCCGAGTCCCTGGTCACCGACGCGCCGGTGGTCCGCTACGTCGCCACCGCGCCCGAGGGCGACCCGGAGGACACCGAGTGGGCGACCCGGCTGGCGGCGCACCGCGCCCGGCGGCCGGGCAGCTGGACCACCGAGGAGACCACCGAGGACCCGCGCCGGCTGGCCGACGTGCTCGAGTCCGCCGAGCCCAACGAGATGTTGCTCGTCGACGACCTGGGCGGCTGGGTGACTGTGCTGCTCGACCCGGACCACCAGCCCGCCGACGACGTGGCCACGATCGCCGAGCTGGCCGAGGCGATCCGCGGCTGTGCCGCCCGGGTGGTGCTGGTGAGCCCGGAGGTGGGGCTGTCGCTGGTACCGACCACCCCGCTGGGCCGGGCGTTCACCGACGCGCTGGGCGCGGCCAACCGCGCGGTCGCCGACGCCTGCGACGCGGTGGTGCTGGTCGTCGCCGGTCAGCCGGTCTGGCTCAAGCCGGCCGCCACCGCGATCGAGCAGGCCGCACCCGCGACCACGTCGACGGCCACCGCCACCGCTGCGGTCGTGGCGAGCCCGGCCGACGCCGAGCCGACCCCCGAGGTGCAACTGCCCGACGTGCTGACCCACACGCCGCCGGCCACCCCGCCCCAGGAGGCGGGCAACCCCTGGGCCGCACCGACCATGGCGCTGCCGATGGTGGCCACCGGGCTGGTCATCCAGCCCGGCATGGAGCTGCCGATGCCCAACGAGTACGAGGGCCCGCAGGCGGTGGACCGGCTGGCCACGCTTGACGTACCGGGCGCCGGGCTGGGCGTGCTGGACCGGGTGGTGGGCTTCGCCGCCGCCACCCAGGGCACCTCGATCCCCGCCGCCTGGGACTCGGTGCGGGTGCTGCTGCTGCACGGCGACCACGCCGGCGGGGCGTCGGCCGGCACCGTCGCCGGGGAGTCGGCGCGCCGCGCCGCGCAGGCCCGCGCCGGCCAGGGCGCGTTGGCACGACTGGCCGCCGAGAGCGGCGCCAGTCTGCAGGTGGTGGACACTCCGGCCTCCGCGCCGATCGAGGACCAGCCGGCCCTCACGCCGGACCAGGTGGAGTCCGCGCTGCGCTACGGCTGGCGGTTGGCCGAGCAGGCCGCCGACGCCGGCGTACAGCTGCTGGTGCTCGGGGCGTGCGGCGCCGGCACCGAGGCGGCCGCCGCGGCGGTGCTCGCGGCGACCGCGGGCGCGGAGCCGCCCGCCGTGCTGGGCCGGGTGATCACCGACTCCGGCGAGATCGACGACGCGGCGTGGATGATCCGCTGCGCGGCGGTACGCGACGCGTTGCACCGCACCCGACGCTCGTCACGCGGCGCCAAGGACATCCTGGCCGAGCTGGGCGGCGGCGACGTGGCAGTGGCCACCGGCGTGCTGCTCGGCGCCACCGCCCGCCGGGTGCCGGTGCTGCTCGACGGCCCGGTCGGGTTGGCCGCCGGGATGGTGAGCCGTGACCTGGCCGGGCAGGCCCGGCACTGGTGCCTGCTGGCCGACCACGGCAGGCATCCGGCCGTGCGGCTCGCCGCCGACGTGCTGGGCCTCACCCCGCTGCTCGACCTACGGTTGGATCTCGGCGAGGGCGCGAACGCGCTTGTCGCGCTGCCGCTGCTGCGCTCGGTGCTGGCGCTGTCCGCCGGGCTGCCGGCGCACCCGTCGCTGGACGGCGGGGACGACACCGACCCGGGCGCCGACGAGCCGGAGTCCACCGACCCGAGCTACGCCGACCCGGATCTCACCGAACCCGACTTCGTCGAGCCCGACTCGACCGAGCCCGACTTCGTCGAGCCGGAGCCGGCCGGGCCGGGCCCCGCCAGCACCCGGGCGGACGAGCAGCCGGCGTCGGGCTGGCGTGCCGGCTGA
- a CDS encoding adenosylcobinamide-GDP ribazoletransferase has translation MPAEPRLLAGARLAVTTFTTLPVRAGRIDRPVAGTAMALAPVVGALLGALLAGVLLLTGALAPPLVAAGVTVGVAALLTRGLHLDGLADTVDALGSYRRGAAALEIMKKPDVGPFGVVALVVVLLVQAAALADLAGRSWPACLAAVVAATAAGRFGVTVACRRGVPAARPDGLGALVAGTVGPVALAAGAVAVVLLAVPAVPGRPWQGPLAVVAAIAVALLLLTHVVRRLGGITGDVLGATVEVVTTLVYLGLVLSG, from the coding sequence GTGCCGGCTGAGCCACGGCTGCTCGCGGGAGCCCGGCTGGCGGTCACCACGTTCACCACGCTGCCGGTGCGGGCCGGGCGCATCGATCGCCCGGTCGCCGGCACGGCGATGGCCCTCGCCCCGGTGGTCGGCGCGCTGCTCGGCGCGCTACTGGCCGGTGTGCTGCTGCTGACCGGCGCCCTCGCTCCCCCACTGGTGGCGGCCGGCGTGACGGTCGGCGTCGCCGCGCTGCTCACCCGAGGGCTGCACCTGGACGGGCTGGCCGACACCGTGGACGCGCTCGGCTCGTACCGGCGGGGCGCCGCCGCCCTGGAGATCATGAAGAAGCCGGACGTCGGCCCGTTCGGGGTGGTCGCCCTGGTGGTCGTACTCCTGGTGCAGGCGGCGGCGCTCGCCGACCTCGCGGGTCGGTCCTGGCCGGCGTGTCTCGCGGCGGTGGTCGCGGCGACCGCAGCCGGGCGGTTCGGTGTCACGGTGGCCTGCCGGCGGGGAGTGCCGGCGGCCCGGCCGGACGGGCTGGGCGCGCTGGTCGCCGGCACGGTCGGCCCGGTGGCCCTGGCCGCCGGCGCGGTCGCCGTCGTGCTGCTGGCGGTGCCCGCGGTGCCGGGCCGTCCGTGGCAGGGGCCGCTGGCCGTCGTCGCCGCGATCGCCGTCGCGCTCCTGCTGCTCACCCACGTGGTACGCCGGCTCGGCGGGATCACCGGCGACGTCCTCGGCGCGACTGTCGAGGTGGTCACCACGCTGGTCTACCTGGGTCTGGTGCTGTCCGGCTGA
- a CDS encoding leucyl aminopeptidase: protein MTSPRTTNLSLVDTDPAELAVDAIVIGVHSQTGEQGATSGLAGTLLLASGAESIAAAFDGKLTETLALLGATGGPGEVIKLATLGTVTAPLVTAVGLGPEPSGAAPAPEMLRRAAGAAIRALAGAPTVALALPLPDDADASAELRAVAEGALLGGYRFAGYKTRPQPTRREPVAEVLIAVPDAGDAGAQAEIARAQAVAGAVRLSRDWVNTAPNELRPPSFADAVASAAREAGLGVEVLDEAALAAGGYGGIVAVGQGSEAPPRLVKLTYTPQGGGNGKRVALVGKGITFDTGGISIKPAQGMWEMKSDMAGAAAVGAAMLAIAALKPTVAVSAYLPMAENMPSGTSYRPGDVITMFNGKRVEVLNTDAEGRMVLGDAIARACADGTDYLFETSTLTGGQVIALGKRVAGVMGTPELCDRVKVVGDAVGEPAWPMPLPDDVRKGMESDVADISQVNAGMDRAGHMLQGGVFLREFVTDDVAWAHIDIAGPGYHSGEPTGYWTKGGTGVPVRTLVQLVEDVAANG from the coding sequence GTGACTTCACCCCGCACCACCAACCTGAGCCTGGTCGACACCGACCCGGCCGAGCTCGCCGTCGACGCGATCGTGATCGGCGTGCACAGCCAGACCGGAGAGCAGGGCGCCACCAGCGGCCTCGCCGGCACCCTGCTGCTCGCCAGCGGCGCGGAGAGCATCGCGGCCGCGTTCGACGGCAAGCTGACCGAGACCCTCGCGCTGCTCGGCGCGACCGGCGGGCCGGGTGAGGTCATCAAGCTGGCCACCCTGGGCACCGTGACCGCCCCGCTGGTCACCGCCGTCGGGCTCGGCCCGGAGCCGTCGGGTGCCGCCCCGGCCCCGGAGATGCTGCGCCGGGCCGCCGGTGCGGCGATCCGGGCCCTGGCCGGCGCACCCACTGTCGCGCTGGCGCTGCCGCTGCCGGACGACGCGGACGCGTCGGCGGAGCTGCGCGCGGTCGCCGAGGGCGCGCTGCTGGGTGGGTACCGGTTCGCCGGTTACAAGACCCGGCCCCAGCCGACCCGGCGAGAGCCGGTGGCCGAGGTGCTCATCGCGGTTCCGGACGCCGGCGACGCGGGCGCGCAGGCGGAAATCGCGCGGGCGCAGGCGGTGGCGGGCGCGGTCCGGCTCAGCCGGGACTGGGTGAACACCGCGCCGAACGAGCTGCGTCCGCCGTCGTTCGCCGACGCGGTCGCCAGCGCGGCGCGCGAGGCGGGCCTCGGCGTCGAGGTGCTGGACGAGGCGGCGCTGGCCGCTGGCGGGTACGGCGGCATCGTCGCGGTCGGGCAGGGCTCGGAGGCCCCGCCGCGGCTGGTGAAGCTGACCTACACCCCGCAGGGCGGCGGCAACGGCAAGCGGGTCGCGCTGGTCGGCAAGGGCATCACCTTCGACACCGGCGGTATCTCGATCAAGCCGGCGCAGGGCATGTGGGAGATGAAGTCCGACATGGCGGGCGCCGCCGCGGTGGGCGCGGCCATGCTGGCGATCGCCGCGCTGAAGCCGACGGTGGCGGTCAGCGCGTACCTGCCGATGGCGGAGAACATGCCGTCGGGCACCAGCTACCGGCCGGGTGACGTGATCACCATGTTCAACGGCAAGCGGGTCGAGGTGCTCAACACCGACGCCGAGGGCCGGATGGTCCTGGGCGACGCCATCGCCCGCGCCTGCGCGGACGGCACCGACTACCTGTTCGAGACCTCCACGCTGACCGGTGGCCAGGTCATCGCGCTGGGCAAGCGGGTGGCCGGCGTGATGGGCACCCCGGAGCTGTGCGACCGGGTGAAGGTGGTCGGCGACGCCGTCGGCGAGCCGGCCTGGCCGATGCCGCTGCCCGACGACGTCCGTAAGGGCATGGAGTCGGATGTGGCGGACATCTCGCAGGTCAACGCCGGCATGGACCGGGCCGGTCACATGCTGCAGGGCGGCGTGTTCCTGCGCGAGTTCGTGACCGACGACGTGGCCTGGGCGCACATCGACATCGCCGGGCCGGGCTACCACTCGGGCGAGCCGACCGGCTACTGGACCAAGGGCGGCACGGGCGTCCCGGTCCGCACGCTGGTGCAGCTCGTCGAGGACGTCGCCGCCAACGGCTGA
- the gcvT gene encoding glycine cleavage system aminomethyltransferase GcvT — MTDVTSDAAATRLRRSPLHERHTAAGAKFAPFGGWEMPLEYAGGGVLKEHTAVRTAVGVFDVSHLGKARVSGPGAADFVNSCLSNDLGRIGPGRAQYTLCCDDATGGVVDDIIAYLYADDHVFLIPNAANTAEVVRRLRAAAPAQVTVTDEHEAYAVLAVQGPRSAELLAALDLPTEHGYMSFSAASLAGVELTVCRTGYTGELGYELVVPAEHAVAVWDALFAAGAAFELRACGLAARDTLRTEMGYPLHGQDLSLDISPVQARSGWAVGWDKPTFWGRDALLAEKAAGPRRTLRGLVAVDRAIPRPGMTLHVGDTQVGTVTSGTFSPTRKQGIALALLNTNANLADGNEVEIEIRGRRAPLKLTKPPFVTPSVK; from the coding sequence ATGACCGACGTGACCTCCGACGCCGCCGCGACCCGGCTGCGTCGTTCCCCGCTGCACGAGCGGCACACCGCCGCCGGAGCCAAGTTCGCCCCCTTCGGGGGCTGGGAGATGCCGCTGGAGTACGCCGGCGGCGGGGTGCTCAAGGAGCACACCGCGGTGCGTACGGCGGTCGGGGTCTTCGACGTGTCGCACCTGGGCAAGGCGCGGGTGAGTGGCCCCGGCGCGGCCGACTTCGTCAACTCCTGCCTCAGCAACGACCTGGGCCGGATCGGCCCGGGGCGGGCGCAGTACACGCTCTGCTGCGACGACGCCACCGGCGGCGTGGTGGACGACATCATCGCCTACCTCTACGCCGACGACCACGTCTTCCTCATCCCGAACGCGGCGAACACCGCCGAGGTGGTGCGCCGGTTGCGCGCCGCCGCGCCCGCGCAGGTGACAGTCACCGACGAGCACGAGGCGTACGCGGTGCTTGCCGTGCAGGGCCCCCGCTCGGCCGAGTTGCTGGCCGCCCTGGACCTGCCCACCGAACACGGCTACATGAGCTTCTCCGCCGCGAGCCTGGCCGGGGTGGAGCTGACCGTCTGCCGTACCGGCTACACCGGCGAGCTGGGCTACGAGCTGGTCGTGCCGGCGGAGCACGCGGTCGCCGTCTGGGACGCGCTCTTCGCCGCCGGCGCGGCGTTCGAGTTGCGCGCCTGCGGGCTGGCCGCCCGGGACACGCTGCGTACCGAGATGGGCTACCCGCTGCACGGGCAGGACCTCTCCCTGGACATCAGCCCGGTGCAGGCCCGTTCCGGCTGGGCGGTCGGCTGGGACAAGCCGACCTTCTGGGGCCGTGACGCGTTGCTCGCCGAGAAGGCCGCCGGCCCCCGGCGTACGCTGCGCGGCCTGGTGGCCGTCGACCGGGCCATCCCGCGCCCCGGCATGACCCTGCACGTAGGCGACACCCAGGTGGGCACCGTGACCAGCGGCACCTTCTCCCCAACCCGCAAACAAGGCATAGCGCTGGCCCTGCTCAACACCAACGCCAACCTAGCGGACGGCAACGAGGTCGAGATCGAAATCCGAGGCCGCCGAGCCCCCCTGAAGCTGACGAAACCCCCCTTCGTAACCCCCTCAGTGAAGTAA
- a CDS encoding DUF2314 domain-containing protein — translation MLITDDFLPVPVPESLSATYLVPMAGLPKVSAKTAVAALTGRLAEPVHGLARQMLDSPLMSVDTRPISEFPELPPDLLTAFGATEEQLARLAAATHLVVVQAEYRPGWPPAHEWAARAVAAAVAESVDSDVVDVFGLQFLDPATALRSLPDEQGRIRLVDWVLVPYSSDTEGLWFTTKGLRRFGLLELQTQGVPDHLTRAWGAVMTGAARRLLRDWTDGLTGEEVPAFVQLPVLATVTGHDIAVAYGNPEQHGATAPVLLRLELDPATDPEADSFLSLRPPAGHPGPDGRYYAAACATLFSGIQPDVRYARSGDAMSRAVATARAALDDARARFVAGQLPTESQLVVKYGLPGDDGPEYVWAGVTSWETPERIVGVSASDAATDPSVRIGAPVVVEASGVVDWAILDATGVTEGGWTQAVLDSGEPPTPSR, via the coding sequence ATGCTCATCACGGACGACTTCCTGCCCGTACCGGTGCCGGAGTCGCTCAGCGCGACCTATCTGGTGCCGATGGCGGGGCTACCGAAGGTCAGTGCGAAGACCGCGGTGGCGGCCCTGACCGGCCGACTGGCCGAGCCGGTGCACGGGCTGGCCCGGCAGATGCTCGACAGTCCGCTGATGAGCGTCGACACCCGGCCGATCTCCGAGTTCCCCGAGCTGCCACCGGACCTGCTCACCGCGTTCGGCGCCACCGAGGAGCAGCTGGCCCGGCTGGCGGCGGCGACGCACCTGGTGGTCGTGCAGGCCGAGTACCGGCCCGGTTGGCCGCCCGCGCACGAGTGGGCCGCCCGGGCGGTCGCGGCCGCCGTGGCGGAATCCGTCGACAGCGACGTGGTGGACGTCTTCGGTCTCCAGTTCCTCGACCCGGCGACAGCGCTGCGCTCCCTCCCCGACGAGCAGGGCCGCATCCGACTCGTCGACTGGGTGCTGGTGCCGTATTCGTCCGACACCGAGGGCCTGTGGTTCACCACCAAGGGGCTGCGCCGCTTCGGCCTGCTGGAGTTGCAGACCCAGGGGGTGCCCGACCACCTCACCCGCGCCTGGGGTGCGGTGATGACCGGGGCGGCCCGCCGGCTGCTGCGGGACTGGACCGACGGGCTCACCGGCGAGGAGGTGCCGGCGTTCGTGCAACTGCCGGTGCTGGCCACGGTCACCGGGCACGACATCGCTGTGGCGTACGGCAACCCGGAACAGCACGGTGCCACCGCCCCGGTGCTGCTGCGCCTCGAACTGGACCCGGCGACCGACCCGGAGGCCGACTCTTTCCTCAGCCTGCGCCCGCCGGCCGGGCACCCCGGCCCGGACGGCCGCTACTACGCCGCCGCCTGCGCGACCCTGTTCTCCGGGATCCAGCCGGACGTGCGCTACGCCCGCTCCGGTGACGCGATGAGCCGTGCGGTCGCCACCGCCCGTGCCGCGCTGGATGACGCGCGGGCCCGGTTCGTCGCCGGCCAGCTCCCCACCGAGTCGCAGCTCGTGGTGAAGTACGGCCTGCCCGGAGACGACGGCCCGGAGTACGTCTGGGCGGGCGTCACCTCGTGGGAGACCCCGGAGCGCATCGTCGGCGTGAGCGCCAGCGACGCGGCCACCGATCCGTCGGTGCGCATCGGCGCCCCGGTCGTGGTGGAAGCGTCCGGAGTGGTCGACTGGGCCATCCTGGACGCGACAGGCGTCACAGAAGGCGGCTGGACCCAAGCAGTCCTGGACTCAGGCGAACCCCCAACCCCCTCCCGCTAA
- the lpdA gene encoding dihydrolipoyl dehydrogenase codes for MSEPNEATFDIVILGGGSGGYATALRAVQLGLKVALVEKGKLGGTCLHNGCIPTKALLHAAEIADQARESEQFGVKAELIGIDMAGVNAYKDGVISRLYKGLQGMLKGNKGITIVEGAGKLVGKNVVEVDGKRYTGRNIVLASGSYAKSLPGLDVDGERIITSDHALTMDRVPSSVIVLGGGVIGVEFASVWKSFGVDVTIVEALPRLVAAEDEESSKALERAFRKRKINFKVGKPFEKVEKTESGVKLTIQGGETVEAELLLVAVGRGPNTANLGYEEQGVKMDRGYVLTDERLRTSVPNVYAVGDIVPGLQLAHRGFQQGIFVAEEIAGQTPAVIDEVGIPRVTYCDPELASVGLTEAKAKEQYGADKVKTYNYNLGGNGKSQILKTTGFVKLVRVEDGPVVGVHMIGARVGELIGEAQLIYNWEAYPAEVAQLVHAHPTQNEALGEAHLALAGKPLHAHA; via the coding sequence GTGAGCGAGCCGAACGAAGCGACCTTCGACATTGTCATTCTCGGAGGTGGCAGCGGCGGCTACGCGACCGCGCTGCGCGCCGTCCAGCTGGGCCTGAAGGTCGCGCTGGTCGAGAAGGGCAAGCTCGGGGGCACCTGTCTGCACAACGGCTGCATCCCGACGAAGGCGCTGCTGCACGCGGCCGAGATCGCCGACCAGGCCCGCGAGTCGGAGCAGTTCGGTGTGAAGGCCGAGCTGATCGGCATCGACATGGCCGGGGTCAACGCGTACAAGGACGGTGTCATCTCCCGCCTGTACAAGGGCCTGCAGGGCATGTTGAAGGGCAACAAGGGGATCACGATCGTCGAGGGCGCCGGCAAGCTGGTCGGCAAGAACGTGGTCGAGGTGGACGGCAAGCGCTACACCGGCCGCAACATCGTCCTGGCCTCCGGCTCGTACGCGAAGAGCCTGCCCGGCCTGGACGTCGACGGCGAGCGGATCATCACCAGTGACCACGCCCTCACGATGGACCGGGTGCCGTCGTCGGTGATCGTGCTCGGTGGCGGCGTGATCGGCGTCGAGTTCGCCAGCGTGTGGAAGTCCTTCGGTGTGGACGTGACGATCGTCGAGGCGCTGCCCCGGCTGGTCGCCGCCGAGGACGAGGAGTCGTCGAAGGCGTTGGAGCGGGCCTTCCGCAAGCGGAAGATCAACTTCAAGGTCGGCAAGCCGTTCGAGAAGGTCGAGAAGACCGAGAGCGGCGTCAAGCTGACCATCCAGGGCGGCGAGACCGTCGAGGCGGAGCTGCTGCTGGTCGCTGTTGGTCGCGGCCCGAACACCGCCAACCTCGGGTACGAGGAGCAGGGCGTCAAGATGGACCGCGGCTACGTGCTGACCGACGAGCGGCTGCGCACCAGCGTGCCGAACGTCTACGCCGTCGGCGACATCGTGCCCGGCCTCCAGCTCGCGCACCGGGGCTTCCAGCAGGGCATCTTCGTGGCCGAGGAGATCGCCGGTCAGACCCCCGCCGTGATCGACGAGGTCGGCATCCCGCGCGTCACCTACTGCGACCCGGAGCTGGCGTCGGTGGGTCTCACCGAGGCCAAGGCCAAGGAGCAGTACGGCGCCGACAAGGTCAAGACGTACAACTACAACCTGGGTGGCAACGGCAAGAGCCAGATCCTCAAGACCACCGGCTTCGTGAAGCTGGTCCGGGTCGAGGACGGTCCGGTCGTCGGCGTGCACATGATCGGCGCCCGGGTGGGTGAGCTGATCGGCGAGGCGCAGCTCATCTACAACTGGGAGGCGTACCCGGCCGAGGTCGCCCAGCTCGTGCACGCCCACCCGACCCAGAACGAGGCCCTGGGCGAGGCGCACCTGGCCCTCGCCGGCAAGCCGCTGCACGCGCACGCCTGA